The DNA region ATCTCTGGGATTCATACTCAGGATCATACCGCTTAGGAGGCATTCCTCTTGTACTTCGAGGGGGCAGATTATATTTCCTGGGGATCACACTACTACTTGGCACAATATGGTCAGTGGATATATCAATGAAAGGAGCAGTAGGACTCGGTGTTACCTCTTGTTCAGCCGGATGCTCAGGGACTGGAGTGGTAGTCTGAGGAGATGATTGAGTAACAATGCCGGTGGCAATATCGGTGGTagtacctacttgctctttgggaGCTCGACTGTCAGCCAAGGGATGAATCAACCAGCTGAGATCCTCATTCATAATCTCCCCCTGAGATTGAGGCTGGGTGAAGTAAGGagattgttcaaagaagtcacagtCCATGGTGGTATAAAGTTTGTGATGGACGGGATCATAACATCGGTAATCCTTTTGCGTAGTGCCATACCCAAGAAACACACATTTGACTGcccgtggttcaaactttgttcggACTCTAGATGAAAGatggacatacacaacacaTCCGAAGATTCGAGGTGGAAGGGAGTGAGAAGAGGGAACAGGAGTAAAGGTATTGAGTGTGGCAAGAGGAGTCTGGAAGTTAAGGATTTGTTGGGGTAGGCAGTTGGTGAGATATGTGGCAGTAGCAATAGCCTCAGGCCAATATTGGACAGGTACATGAGCGTCAAACATGAGAGTGCGTGCTACCTCAAGAAGAGTACGGTTTTTTCGTTCagcaaccccattttgttgtggagtgtcAGGGCAGGATGTTTGATGAATAAGACCATTATCAAGAAAAAATTTTTTCATTGCAAGAGAGAtatattcaccaccattatctgAGCGAAGGATTTTAGGTTTTACATGGAACTGAGTGAGGATCATGTTATAATATGTgacaaagacatcaaaaacctcagatttgtgtttcaaaaaataaacccagCACATCCGAgagcaatcatcaataaataacacaaaatatgaaaaaccatgAGGGGTAGTATGTGGGGCTGGaccccatacatcagaatgcaCTACATCAAAGGGTTTGGGAGCACGAGTATTACTAGAAGAATAAGAGTGTTTATGGCTCTTAGCGAGTACACAAGTTTTACAATCTAAGGATTTAGTACAACTattaagagaaggaaaaagtTGTTTTAAATAACTTAGGGATGGATGACCTAAGCGACGATGCCAAGTCCTTAATTGGTGAGCAGGAGATCCATGAGCAAGCATTGCACCACTATTTTGAATCACCTCATCGACATAGTAGAGTCCATctcgttcagtaccacgcccaatgatcgtccccgtctgagcatcctgcacaatacaattGTCAGAAGTTAAAAGCACAGTACAATTTAAGTCCTTGGTTAACTGGCTAaatgacaataatttatgagacaaagTGGGAATGAGTAAACAATTTTTAAGATGAAGAGAGGGAGAGATATTGACTGCTCCAGCGTGGGCAACCGGTACACAATCTCCATTAGCCATCCGGATATGGGTTCGGTTAGTAGGATGGGTGGATAAAAAATCACTGGGGTCGAAGGTCATCGTATCGGTTTCCCCACAGTCAAATATCCattgagaatttgtgttatgACTAAGGAGCCCTTTGGAATTGGTGTTTTGTGGGCCAGAAGAGTTATTGGGCCTGGGGATGGAAATTGGGCCGGAAGATTGTGAGGGAGGAGTATTTAGGGTTTGATGGTTATAAAAGGGGGTGGTGGGACATTTAGGGTTGGGCGTCCCTTTCGCTTTCCCTTGCTTGACGGCTACTGTTCCTTTCTCTTCCCATTCCCGTTTCTCACCATGGTTGGCCTCCTGTTCTGTAGTTACGGTCACTTCTCCTTCCCCTTTGCTCCATCCTTCTGGTTCACATGATTTCAGACATGATGTCGGTTGATCGGTAGTACCAAGgttagccttgccgccggtccggcttgccggtgccttggtggcggctctCCTTTTCTGTAGATCGTCCCACCACTCAGGGTACCCCACAAGTTTGAAGCAACCCTCCTTTGTATGCCTGGAACCACCACAGTGAGTGCATCGGAGTTTCCTCCGGTCATCCTCTTCTCGGCTTCTTTGGAAAGTTTTGTTTCTCGTGGCTAATCCCAATCCAATCTCTGAGGGACGAGTCCCCGGTGATGAGACGCTGTTCATAATTTTCCGGCGTGTGATCTCCCTTCTAATTGATGCATAGGCTGTCTCCACCATTGGTAACGGTTCACTATTAAGAATTTCCCTTCTTTCTTTGTCTAGGTTGTCGTTAATCCCCGTGAGGAATTGATAAAGTCTCTGTCTTTGGATGTATTTGTTGAATTCTGTTATATCCTGTGGGCATGTCATTGGATTTGGCATTCTCCGATCAATTTCTTTCCATAGTATGTTGAGTTTACCGTAGTATCCTTCGATAGTATCATTGTCCTGCCTTAATGTCGCTGCCTTTGAACTCAAATCAAAAATTTGCAGTTCGTCCCGACCACATCCTAAAAGAGTTTCAATCCCTTGCCATAGGCTGTGTGCTGTTGTGTAGTCCAGGAATTGATTTACGATATCTCCATCTATGTTTTCAATTATCCATGCTTTGACCATGGCATCTCTTTGTTCCCATTGGATATAATTTGGGTCTGACGGTGGTGGGGGTCCGGCAGTGATGTGGCTGAGCCGCCCCCGACCTCCAATTGCGACGTGCATTAActtgcaccattttgtataattgtggTATGTAAGTTTCTCTGAAATTTTTAGTGATGTTGGATTTTCAGTCTGATTATTTGCTTTATTGAGTTTCTGGAACATTTGAAACATTTGTTCCATCTGTTCCATTGACATTAGGGTTTGCTGTGTTTGCTCTTATGATAAATCTGATAAATCAGCCATTTGCAAGGTAAGAAACGGTAGATGATGATGCCTTTTCCGGATCAAAACCTTACGGCTCTGATAACATGAAGATTTGACAATAATTGAATTTCTGGTTTATCAAAGTAcagtttctgttttttttttgtttattacaaagtattatattctatatatacatGAATACAGCACCATTCAATTATAGTAACTGACAAaatgtaactgctgtaactGCAATGTAACCGCTGTAACTGCAATATAACTGCTGTAACTGTATAATAACTGCATAATATAAACATCATTTCCCATAGTTACTTCTTTTTTCTTAGCTTCTTTTTGAGTTTTCTAAATTAGATTTTTctctatttatcttttttagtgATTTTGAGATCTGGGTTTTCAATAACATTCCATTATAAAAGtggttttagtttaatttagcTTAATTTACTCTAACTTTTGTTCTTTTCACTCTCTTCTTCATAAGTCAAAATGCAAGCACCCTATTTGATTCTTAACTTTTGGCCAAGATTAGTGCTTAAAACCTCCTCTTTAACTggtttatgttaattatttagattatatattattaagcTTCATTTTCTAGGTTTGATCTTATTTTGGAATAAATCACAACAACAACCCACATCACAACTACATACACGACAAAAGACTAGCCCAATACAATACAAAAACCAAACTGGATCAGTTGAGGACAATAAGAACATAAGACCTTAGCTTGTTTTGCAGATGCTTACAACTCTAGCTTAACAACCATAAAGTTAAGCATAAAGGTTACAAAAAATGTAAATGGCCACGCTTATATGTATTACACTTTCAATTTGGCTATAGGATCATGTCTGTATAGCACTTTCACATGCATATAACATATACATCAGTTCTTACGGGAAATAAAAGAATTTAAGCAGCACCAAAATATGAATACAAAATTGATATACATGGAAGACAACCAATACTAACCTTTAGAAATGCccaaatttataataaatatgttAGACCAATTGATGAATAGTAACTCAAAAGCAATTTAGATATTTGAAAAGAAATGAAGAGAGAGTAGTATATTGGATATTTGACCGCAAATTGTTTTTAACTCTATATTTATCGAACCAATCTTCACTGCtaattaacataaaaaactaatcaaatattctaaaatTCCAACAATTTTTAGAACCCTCACCTATGTTCACATGAAAATATTCATCCACTCTTCATTTAAAAGTCTTGGCTTGGTCGTTAATGCCAATATGTTTTGTTTGAAGAACTGTGATGATGACGTAATTGCATCCTTCAATAGTAAGCTTATTACAATGAGGTAGCATGCAACATGTTATTCATTTAGTGCCTCAACTTTTGCAATCAGTGCTGTTATTTTTCcgttgtgaataatttacttcaaCAATCAACCACTATGCAACTAACTTTTTCTAGATAGTCTTATGAAGTATTTAGTATTTTGCTTTTGTGTTTACTTTTtggtttacttttaatttttttgttagtcaaaacaaaaaaaaaagtatttagtAAATGTTTTTTCAGCCAATTGTAAATAAAgttgatttttgactttttgttttattgttcactttttctctaataaacaataacaaataattaattttacctAACATTTAACTAAAAACCTGACTCATATAGCAAGTTTAGCCAATaaaaacaaccaacacttaTAACTCATAAAACAAGCTAACTAAAAGCCAATAACCATTTGCCATATATCTCTATACTTATTAGAATTATTTCTTGTAGGTCATTTGGTTACATTACTCTGATCCATTACGTAATAATTACtacattaaaaaaagaaaacaaatagagATTTATCATTCCGTGCAAATATACAATATAAAAAATGNNNNNNNNNNNNNNNNNNNNNNNNNNNNNNNNNNNNNNNNNNNNNNNNNNNNNNNNNNNNNNNNNNNNNNNNNNNNNNNNNNNNNNNNNNNNNNNNNNNNtatatatatacatatatatatatatatatatatatatatctatatatatatatatatatatatactatatatatatatatatatatatatatatatatatatatatatatactatatattatatatatatatatatatatatatatatatatatatatactatatatatatatatatataatatatatatatatataatatatatatatatatatatatgtatatatatatatagtatatatatatatatatatatatatatatatgatatatatatatatatgtatatatatatatatatatatatatatatatatatatatatatatatatatatatataatatatatatatattatatatatatatatatatatatatattatgtatatttatatatatatatatatatatatatgtatatgtatatatataagtatatatatatatatatatatatatatatctatatatatatatatatatatatatatatatatatatatatatatgtatatatatatatatatatagtatatatatatatatatatatatatatatatatatatatatatatatatatatgtatatatatatatatatatatatggatatatatataatatatatatatatatatatatatatatatagtatatatatatatatatatatatatatattatatatatatatatatatatatatatatttatatatatatatatatatatatatatatatatatatatatatatatatatatatatatgtgtgtgtgtgtgtctgtgtgtgtgtatatatatatatatatatatatatgtatatatatatatatatatatatatatatatatatatatatatatatatatatatatatatatatatatatgtatatatgtatatatctatatatatatatatatattatatatatatatatatatatatatatatatatatatatatatatatatatatatatatatatatgtatatatatatatgtatttatatatatatatatatattatatatatatatatatatattatatatatatatatatatatgtatatatatatatatatatatatgtatatatgtatatatatatatatatgtatatatatatattatatatatatatatatatatatatattatatatatatatatatatatatattatatatatatatgtatatatatagaaatgtatatatataatatatatatataatatatatatatatatatatatatatatatgttattatgtatatatatatatatatgtatatatatatatatatatatatatatatatatatatatatattatatatatatatatatatatatttatatatatatgtatatatatagacatgtatatataatatatatatatatatatatatatatatatatatatatatatatatatttatatatttatatatataaatgtatatatatatatatattatttatatttttatatatataaatgtatatatatatgagtgtgtgtgtgtatgtatatatttatatatatatatatatatatatatatatatattatatatatatatatatatatatatatatatatattatatatttatatatattatatgtatatatatatatatatattatatatgtatatatatatatatatatgtatattatataatatatatatatatatatatatatatttatatatttatatatttatatatataaattttatatattatatatatatatatatattatattatatatatatatataatattatatatattatatatatatatataattatatatatatatatttatatatatatatatatatatatatatatatatatgtatatatatatatatatatatatattatatatataatatatatatataatatataatatatatatatatatgtatatatatatatatatatatatatatatatatgtatatacatatatatatatatatatatatatatatatatatatatatatatatatatatatatatatgtatatatatatatatatatatatatatatatatgtgtgtatatatgtatatatatatatatatatatatatatatatatatatatatatatatatatatatatatttatatatttatatatttatatatgtatatatatatatatatatatatatatatatatatatatatatatatatatatatatatatatatatatatatatatatatatatatatatatatatatatatatatatatatatatatatatatatatatatatatatatgtagaaatactaatggatgatcgaatgcaacaagagggggggggtgaattgttgtgtagtaggtttaagatttttgctcaactttttgcagAATTGTAttaagtaaagaacaaaacttaaacttaaaaacgaaaagaaaaataataaaggagacaaagattttacgtggaaaccttcttggcctaatcagaaggaaaaaccacgacccccgggatttcaaaattctcactatgttaaggcaatcaattacaattacacataacaataatttgcttcacttgaagcttcttaattctctaagtgcttttctcaaagcttctctacttaggcctaattctcttctcttctcttctctccttctctttctcttctcacgattTTCTCTTCTACTActcttagacttcccacaagtctaattacaacaataacactcaattaccctttacaaggccaattcataaagatcaaaatgaaatagttgctttaagaaaaatattatgaattaattggcattaaaaacttagaatatttttctcaattaattctcccttagatggacactctcaatgcaacattcatTGATACCCATCTGAACCGTAAGTTCCCTCTTTTTAAAAGGGGAACAACAAGCAGTGCACTCAGTCCATGTTCTCCAGGAGCTGCACgcatcccacgttctccataactaacttactcccaaagaaaacggaaagttagttaaaggtaggagtggaatgtaactgctgtacacatgcacggttaaaacatcatgggtcaaggaagatcctattttataggagaccaattcaaagtagagaacaagtctcttgaattccgagtttataggagataaacaaggattTAATTtatccatgtttttaggcgaattaaaattattttgccaattaataaataaatttaaataagcaactaattaaattttaatcttttacattaaccaaaaacagaaaacttaattttcgtaatcttccagtcaatgtcttcttcagacctgcatcgtaaggaacagtgcactgtctccatctacaacattcgtcagaactttaactctaggaacagcagtctgttttccagagcaatttcccaacttcttggatatttgagacatgtacatcttccacgaatcaagtcataggcttcatcaacgattcacattaaatcggatatatacctacaaaacaatctctaaaatatgtttgtttatttaaaagtaaagtcatcatcaaaaccttaagaggccaacaaattccccctttttgatgatggcaaactttataaacaaacttaagtaaaaatagagtaaaacaaaattcatagagcatactagagattaaagtaactctaattaacttagcaaatcaacttgttagaatataatttaccaagcattcataaat from Amaranthus tricolor cultivar Red isolate AtriRed21 chromosome 3, ASM2621246v1, whole genome shotgun sequence includes:
- the LOC130808356 gene encoding uncharacterized protein LOC130808356, producing MEQMFQMFQKLNKANNQTENPTSLKISEKLTYHNYTKWCKLMHVAIGGRGRLSHITAGPPPPSDPNYIQWEQRDAMVKAWIIENIDGDIVNQFLDYTTAHSLWQGIETLLGCGRDELQIFDLSSKAATLRQDNDTIEGYYGKLNILWKEIDRRMPNPMTCPQDITEFNKYIQRQRLYQFLTGINDNLDKERREILNSEPLPMVETAYASIRREITRRKIMNSVSSPGTRPSEIGLGLATRNKTFQRSREEDDRRKLRCTHCGGSRHTKEGCFKLVGYPEWWDDLQKRRAATKAPASRTGGKANLGTTDQPTSCLKSCEPEGWSKGEGEVTVTTEQEANHGEKREWEEKGTVAVKQGKAKGTPNPKCPTTPFYNHQTLNTPPSQSSGPISIPRPNNSSGPQNTNSKGLLSHNTNSQWIFDCGETDTMTFDPSDFLSTHPTNRTHIRMANGDCVPVAHAGAVNISPSLHLKNCLLIPTLSHKLLSFSQLTKDLNCTVLLTSDNYCKTCVLAKSHKHSYSSSNTRAPKPFDVVHSDVWGPAPHTTPHGFSYFVLFIDDCSRI